TCCGGCAAGGTTATCACCAAGATGACGGTAGCCCACAGGGCGATAGAGTTCATTGAGTTCCTCGAGCTCATCGACCGACAAGTACCCAAGGAGCTGGGAGTTCACGTCGTTTTAGACAACTACGCAGCCCACAAGACCGAGTCGGTGAGAACCTGGCTCCTTGCCCACCCGAGGTTTGAGTTCCATTTCACACCAACGTATTCTTCTTGGATGAATCAGGTAGAGAGATGGTTCTCAGCGTTAACCACCAAGTACCTGCAGCGAAGCGTTCACCACACCGTGACCGAACTCAACAGAGGGATTACCAAGTGGGCCAAAGCCTGGAACGAGAACCCCAAGCCCTTCATCTGGACCAAGAGCGCCGATGAGATCTTCGCTTCTATGCGCAAATACCTGGAGCCGATAGTTATGAATGGAACTTCCGAGGAGGGACACTAGCAACGACAAATTGCCTGGACATGGGCATCCATACGCACTGATACTGAGACCTAGGGGTTTGGGGAGTGGGTCTGGTCCCAGGAGATGACCCAATGGTCATCGATATCGACTCTGCGATCTGTGAGGTATCCGGGTATCGCAAACAAGAAGTTAGCTATGGGTATACGCAGGAGTTCGGCTCTCGCCCGCATCGCACGCAATGGTGACCCTCCTCGAACGCTCTTACCAATAGAAAGCGTCCAACACCACCAGTACTTCGGAATCACAGAGCGTGAGCGGGCTCTCCGTATGAAGGGACAAAGAACGTGTAGATCGTGCCGTAGTAGAGCTTGCCAGAGGCGTAGTAGCAGCTATCTGGAGTCTGGATGGCGGATCCTTGATTGAATGCCGACGATGCAATCGAATGTGTTCCCAGATTATCGGGCAGCGTGACGCTGAGCGAAGTGAAGTTCTTCTCAACCGTTACTCCTGTATTACCGCCGATGCAGTCTGGCATAAATGTCACTTGGCTGTAAGCAGCTTGCACACCCTTCTTGATAACGATGAGCGATGGATGGTGAAGAATATGTCCACTTGAGCCTATGACACTCTGTCGAACCAAAGGAATAGACTCTCCACTTGCCGTGACCCCATCGATCGTCGGCCACCCGTCTAGGCTGCAGGGACTTGATGAGGTATCCGAAACGGCAAGGTAGGCGTTTACCAGGGATGCCTCATCGCCAACACCGGCAATGCGCACCGATATCTGACTCGGAGTGCAAGTGGGTGCCGTAGCTGGTAGCACGGGTGGCTTGGGTGCAGGCGGAACGTAGGTCGAGAAGATCGAAAAGCTCTTGGCTCCTTGGCGAGTAGTTGATCGTGAGAACGCAATCGTCCATTTGATCTGTGGAGGAAACGAAAAGAGTTGAATTGCCTCATTGGGTGAGACTTGACTTGAGTCAAGGTAGTACGCGAACGTAGAACGTGGCTCATGGCAAAATGCGGCTGTGACGGCCTCGGACTGGTGCGTCAGAGACAGCCGCATCTTTAAGACCGGCAAACCAGGGGTGTGAGCCGTCGTGGTGCAGCTACCTTTGATGATGAGAAAGCGCTCGGTCAGCGATGACTTGGGAATTCGTAGCGTTGAGGTCCCATTGCTGATTACCGAAGACCCTGAGCCCTTTTCTGGTGAGGTGCACGACGCCAGCACCAGTGCCCCGATCAGGACAACAGCTAGGAGTCTCAGTGATCGTCTAACTTTCATTTCCTTCTGACTCTATCACCTCTTAGGAATCCGACATCTGATGCCTTAAATAACCCCCAGGTTTCTTGGAGACTCCCACTCACCGGCAGGACGAAGCTTCATGGCCTACCACAGCTATGAAACATGAGCCAAATCTCCCAATGGGGCAAGCTTTGCCACCAGTGAGCGTGCCGTGTCTCCGGACAGTTCCACGACCATTGCACGCGGCATCACCGAAAGCAGTTCTGACGTTGCCTTTACCAAGCGAAGGGTGGAGCACTTGAGGTCTACGGTCGCGACGCTGAGCTTGGATTCCCACTGCGCGTCAATCAGCGTGATGACACTACGCCATCGGGCGTAGCGTTCGATCGTCCTTGGATCGCGGGGTGATGACGGGTGATCTTGCCAGGATCGGTACCGCGCGAGTTGCGCTTCGGAGATCCCTTGAGATCGGAAGGCGGCTGTCTTGGCGGCAGTGATTCGGCGGTGTTGTTCGGTTGAAGCATTGAGTTGCTCCTTTGCAAGGAGCCAGTCTTGAAAGGCAAGTTCTCGGCGGTGCCAGAGATCAGCTAGCCTTGCGCGTTCATTGTCTCTCATGCCAAAGATCCCCAACAACAGAGAACCTGTCAGCCAGACCAGATCCCTCATGCAGTCACTACTCAACTCGGGGCCGACACCCGGGCCCAACCAGAGCTTCCGGACTCGCACCCCTGAACCCCCGCGAACTACCGCTACTCCCCCACCCATTTTGCAACCACACACCTTGCATCCGGTGAGCGCTTGGCGCTGGGATTCTCTGGGTGGCTGGTGTTGGTGCGACTGATTTCCCTCCTCTCGTGCCCATGAGGTGAGGATTAGTTCGCGTTCTAGCAGAGGGTTGTAGGGATGCTCAGCATCGCAAAGCTCAGCATTGGTCAGGGGTATCGCTACTTGATGGACTCTATTGCTGTTGGGGATGGTGGGTGCGATCCTGGATCAGCGCTCACTCGTTATTACGCAGAATCTGGTACGCCGCCTGGGAGGTGGAAGGGGGCGGGACTCGGGGACTTAGGAGATGGAGTGGGCCTCGAGTTGGGGTCAGAGGTGAGCGAATCCCAACTCTGGAATCTCCTTGGTCTCATCGCTGACCCCATCACGGGTGAAAGTGTTGGCCAGGCGATTCCGCGGCCTAAGTCTGTAGTTGGGGAGGGTGTGAGCTCTGCTGCCTCTGGCGCCAAACCCGTCGCAGGTTTTGATCTCACGTTCTCACCACCAAAGTCGGTCTCAACGCTTTGGGCCTTGGCCGATGAGGCGACCAAAGCCACGATCTATGCGTGTCATGAGCGCGCGATTGATCTGGCCCTTGCCTACGCCGAGGCCCACGTCATTCACTCACGATCTGGCAGGAATGGAGTACTCCAAGAAGACGTTCATGGGGTGTCGGCGGCAAGTTTTACCCACTATGACTCGCGAGCTGGGGATCCCCAGCTTCACGATCACGTCATCGTCTGGAATCGAGTCAAGTCAGTCTCAGATGGGAAGTGGAGAACCATCGATGGGGCGGGGTTGTATGCCTCGGTGGTAGCGCTCGGGGTCTTACATGAGGGGATCTTAGCTGATCTCTTAACCGAGGCACTCGGAGTTGCCTGGGAGGAACGGGCGACTCCTGGTGGCATGAGAAAGTCTGAGATCAAGGGGGTACCGGTTTCTCTGATGGATGCCTTCTCACAACGGGTAGGAGCGATTAGGACCCGTAGAGCAGAGCTCGTCGGAGCGTTTCGGGAGAGCCACGGGCGAGAGGCGACGGGGACCGAGATCCTTCGACTCTCCCAACAGGCCAATCTCGAGACTCGAGAGGAGAAGGTTCACCGCTCCCTTTTGGAGATGAGTGAGCTGTGGTGCGAGCGGGCACAAGAACATCTCGGGTTTGAACCGCATGAGTTGGTTCTCCATGTTTGTGACTCCAATGATCTACCGGTACTTGGTGCCGATGACTTTGGGGATGAGATGTTGGCTGAGAGCGCGGGGGTGATTCTTCACTGTGTTGGGAAGAGTCATGCAACCTTTACGCGTGCCAATGTCCTGGCCGAGGTTCACCGTTTTCTCCAAGGGATGCGCTTTGTGGATCCAACCGAGCGTATTGCGCTCGGGGAGCGGCTTGTTGTGTTGACCCTCGAGCGTGCCGTTGAGCTCTCTCCTCCTGAGCTTCATCACAGCCCAGCGGTACTTCGTCGAGCCGATGGCACGTCGCGTCTTCGAAGCCTCGATCGACGCCGCTATACCACGCAAGAACTCCTTCGCGCAGAGGGTCGGATCTTTGCGGCGGGGGAAGATCGTGGGGGGCCGTCTATTGACCAGGGTGTGATTAAGGAGATAGTGGGGGGCGGTTCTGGAGTGAGTGTTGGAGTCACAGGGGGCCCTCGTTTGAGCTCAGAACAACAACGGGTGATTGAGTTGATCGTCACCTCGGGAAGGAGCGTTGATCTCTTGGTCGGTCCCGCTGGTACTGGTAAGAGTACGACCATGGCAGGCCTTCGTTCCCTCTGGGAACGCGTGTATGGTGCGGGTAGCGTTTTGGGAATCGCACCATCGGCCACGGCTGCTGAGGTACTCGGGGCTGAACTCGCGATTGGTGCTGAGAACACAGCGAAGTGGTTGCATGAATGGAGACAAAGGGAGGCGCGAGAGCAAGAGGTGAAGCGGTTGAGTGCCCTCCTCCCCCACCTGTCGTTGGGGAGTCGAGAACACCGCGAGGTGACAAGGAAGATCGAGGCTCTGGGTTCGGAACTTAATCGCTGGCAGTTTCGCCAAGGGCAGTTGATCATCCTTGATGAGGCCTCATTGGTTGGAACCTTGGAACTCGATGAACTCATCACGATGGCAAAAGGTGCGGGTGCCAAGATCGTGCTCGTTGGGGATCCAGCACAACTTAGCAGTGTTGGAGCCGGGGGCATGTTCGGAGCACTGGTGCGAGAGCGCGAGGATGATGTCCCAAGGTTAGGGGAAGTGCGGCGCTTCTACGAGGAGTGGGAACGAGAGGCCAGCGTTGGGTTGCGGGCTGGGGATGTGAGCGCCATTGAGGTCTATGACAATCATCATCGTGTCATTGGCGGAGATCGTGATGCGATGTTGGATGCATTGTATGCCGGGTGGCGAGGAGATGTGTTAGCCGGCAAGGATTCGCTCATGATTGCACCAGATCATGACAGTGTCAGAGAGCTCAATGTGAGAGCTCGAGAGGAGAGGATCGAACGAGGAGAGGTCACCGAGGCGGGAGTGAAGCTCAGAGATGGCATGACGTGTGGCATTGGGGATGAGATCGTAACGAGGGAGAACAATCGCCTACTCGGCTCCCGAAATGGGTGGGTCAAGAACGGGGATCGCTGGAGGGTAAATGCGATTGACGGGGATGGATCGCTGTGGGTGCGACGCATCGATGGGAAGGGCGAGGTGCGCCTACCAGGTGATTATGTCACGTCATCGGTTGAACTCGGCTATGCCACCACCGTCTATCGGGCCCAGGGGAGAACCGTCACGAGTGCCCATACCTTGGTAGGCGCAGGTACCACTATAGAGGTGCTCTATGTCGGAGTCACGAGAGGTCGAGAGGCCAATCACCTCTATGTCGATACCGGCTTCGGTGAGGAGCAGAGTACCTCCCATGGACCGAGTCGAGAGCGTGGCAGTGCGCGTGAGGTCCTTGTTGGATGTCTCGCAAACTCTGGAGTCGAACTCGGTGCGACCGAGACGATCCGGGTGGAACAAGAGGGCGCCGAGAGCATTGGGTGCCTCTTTGGGGAGTACGAGACGATCGCCCGATTGGCCGAGGAGGCACGGTATCAGAGGCTGTTGGAGGCTCTTGCGATTCCGGGGTTTGAAGAGCTGCGCACGAGCGAGGCCTATGGATCATTGCTCATCGCACTTCGTGGTGCCGAGGCTCGTGGCATCGACCTCGAGCGTGATCTGACTCTCTTGGTTGGTGAGGAGAAGGATCAACTGTCTGGAGTTGAGGACACGGCAACCGTTATGGCGGAACGTGTTCGAAGTTGGACCGAGAAGTATGGGGCCCGCGAATTGGGCAAGGCTGAGTTCATCGTTGGGCTGATGCCAAAGGCCAGAGGGGTTGACGATCAAGACTTTGGACGAGCACTTGAGGAACGCGAATACGCCATCAGACAGCGAGCCTTCGCGCTCGTAGAGCGCGCGCTTCTAAACCGGGAACCGTGGATTCTGGGACTCGGTTCGGTGCCAAGGGACCCGAAGCTTGAGCTCAAGTGGAAGAACTATGCTGCAACGGTCGCCGCCTACCGCGAACTCAGGGGGATCTCGCCATCTGCGGCGTATACCAAGGGATCGATGGCGACCATAGCGCCACAGCAAACTAGCCAGAGGCGACAAGTTCGAACAGCGATTCAACGAGCAAGGCGCATTGCGGAGATAGCGTCTGGTGGTTCAGGTGAGAGTCAAACCTTTGACCCCGATAGGAGCCCGTCAAGTGATTGGGGGGTCGGTTGGCCGCCTATCCCAACGGTGTAAGCGACACATTCGAGATTGTGGGCTCTCGAGACGCATGCGGATGGAGTTGCTATCTTATAGGGCAACTCCGAGTCATTCGGTCCAAACAGCCTGCGTCACTGGCGTAAGGGTAGCTTGGGCGAGGGAGTACCCGGTGAGGGAGTCGTTGAGAGCCAGAATCTGAAGTTGGCGTCTTACAACACCCACGTGACATGGGCCGAGACGGAGATGGGGCGTTAGGCACCATCCCGTGCCAATAAGGTCCCCTAGCGACCGTAGACGCCAACTTAGCCCACAAGATTGGTGAGACGAGTTCTGGAGGTCGACAGGTCCTAATGCGAGCGGTAGGCTCTTGGAGTGCACCTGAGCATTGACAAACCACGCCACACGGCTCGGACTCGACTGCGCGGCATCGGGGACGCAGACCTCGATGACCTCTACGCATATCGATCGCTCCCTGCAGTCTTTCGCTACATCCCTGGTGAGCCAATGACCCGTGAACAGGTCCAAGACGCCATTGCCACACGCTGGGCTCGGCGTTCGATCGATACCGAGGGTGAAGGCGTTCGCATTGGGGTCGAACTTGTAAGCTCTGGACACCTCATTGGGGATGTGAGCCTGTGGGTTGCGAGCCTTCATGACTCCTGTGGGGAGATCGGGTGGATTCTCAATCCCACCTTCACTGGCCAGGGTTTTGCAACCGAAGCCGCCCACGGAGTGCTCCATCTCGCATTCTCTGAGCTTGGGCTGCGTCGGGTGATCGCAAGAGTCGATGCGCGCAACACTGCATCGCTCCGGCTTGCGACAAGACTCGGCATGCGCCAAGAGGCCCACTTGGTAGAGAACGAACTCTTCAAAGGTGAGCTCACCGACGAGATAGATTTCGCACTGCTGTCGCGAGAATTCGAGGCACTCCCCCACATCGCCGGGTGCCTCATCTAAAACATCACTGGAAGCTCAGAATAGGCTCCTCAACGCGAGTTCACAGAGCTTGAGTGGACGGCTAGGGCCACTCACCTTTGCTGGTGGCCTTGGACATCGTTCTTCTCACTCCGCGCGTATCCGAGAAGGTGCGGCAGCGAGCTCCCCGTCGTCGCCTGTCCATCTCAGCGAGCGCACCGGCTATCTCCCGTGGCACCGCTTGTCGCCTTCGTCACCACTTCGGATCTCCAGGTCGGTCGCACGAGCATCAACGCATAGGTTTAGAATCGGAAGTTGCAGTAGAGATCTGGCCTTGATCTCGATCTCCACAACGACTCAATAACCCCCGGTTTCTTGGAGACTCCTACTCTCCGGCACGATGGAGTTCC
This genomic stretch from Ferrimicrobium sp. harbors:
- the mobF gene encoding MobF family relaxase, with product MLSIAKLSIGQGYRYLMDSIAVGDGGCDPGSALTRYYAESGTPPGRWKGAGLGDLGDGVGLELGSEVSESQLWNLLGLIADPITGESVGQAIPRPKSVVGEGVSSAASGAKPVAGFDLTFSPPKSVSTLWALADEATKATIYACHERAIDLALAYAEAHVIHSRSGRNGVLQEDVHGVSAASFTHYDSRAGDPQLHDHVIVWNRVKSVSDGKWRTIDGAGLYASVVALGVLHEGILADLLTEALGVAWEERATPGGMRKSEIKGVPVSLMDAFSQRVGAIRTRRAELVGAFRESHGREATGTEILRLSQQANLETREEKVHRSLLEMSELWCERAQEHLGFEPHELVLHVCDSNDLPVLGADDFGDEMLAESAGVILHCVGKSHATFTRANVLAEVHRFLQGMRFVDPTERIALGERLVVLTLERAVELSPPELHHSPAVLRRADGTSRLRSLDRRRYTTQELLRAEGRIFAAGEDRGGPSIDQGVIKEIVGGGSGVSVGVTGGPRLSSEQQRVIELIVTSGRSVDLLVGPAGTGKSTTMAGLRSLWERVYGAGSVLGIAPSATAAEVLGAELAIGAENTAKWLHEWRQREAREQEVKRLSALLPHLSLGSREHREVTRKIEALGSELNRWQFRQGQLIILDEASLVGTLELDELITMAKGAGAKIVLVGDPAQLSSVGAGGMFGALVREREDDVPRLGEVRRFYEEWEREASVGLRAGDVSAIEVYDNHHRVIGGDRDAMLDALYAGWRGDVLAGKDSLMIAPDHDSVRELNVRAREERIERGEVTEAGVKLRDGMTCGIGDEIVTRENNRLLGSRNGWVKNGDRWRVNAIDGDGSLWVRRIDGKGEVRLPGDYVTSSVELGYATTVYRAQGRTVTSAHTLVGAGTTIEVLYVGVTRGREANHLYVDTGFGEEQSTSHGPSRERGSAREVLVGCLANSGVELGATETIRVEQEGAESIGCLFGEYETIARLAEEARYQRLLEALAIPGFEELRTSEAYGSLLIALRGAEARGIDLERDLTLLVGEEKDQLSGVEDTATVMAERVRSWTEKYGARELGKAEFIVGLMPKARGVDDQDFGRALEEREYAIRQRAFALVERALLNREPWILGLGSVPRDPKLELKWKNYAATVAAYRELRGISPSAAYTKGSMATIAPQQTSQRRQVRTAIQRARRIAEIASGGSGESQTFDPDRSPSSDWGVGWPPIPTV
- a CDS encoding IS630 family transposase — translated: SGKVITKMTVAHRAIEFIEFLELIDRQVPKELGVHVVLDNYAAHKTESVRTWLLAHPRFEFHFTPTYSSWMNQVERWFSALTTKYLQRSVHHTVTELNRGITKWAKAWNENPKPFIWTKSADEIFASMRKYLEPIVMNGTSEEGH
- a CDS encoding DUF4232 domain-containing protein, translated to MKVRRSLRLLAVVLIGALVLASCTSPEKGSGSSVISNGTSTLRIPKSSLTERFLIIKGSCTTTAHTPGLPVLKMRLSLTHQSEAVTAAFCHEPRSTFAYYLDSSQVSPNEAIQLFSFPPQIKWTIAFSRSTTRQGAKSFSIFSTYVPPAPKPPVLPATAPTCTPSQISVRIAGVGDEASLVNAYLAVSDTSSSPCSLDGWPTIDGVTASGESIPLVRQSVIGSSGHILHHPSLIVIKKGVQAAYSQVTFMPDCIGGNTGVTVEKNFTSLSVTLPDNLGTHSIASSAFNQGSAIQTPDSCYYASGKLYYGTIYTFFVPSYGEPAHAL
- a CDS encoding GNAT family N-acetyltransferase, which produces MHLSIDKPRHTARTRLRGIGDADLDDLYAYRSLPAVFRYIPGEPMTREQVQDAIATRWARRSIDTEGEGVRIGVELVSSGHLIGDVSLWVASLHDSCGEIGWILNPTFTGQGFATEAAHGVLHLAFSELGLRRVIARVDARNTASLRLATRLGMRQEAHLVENELFKGELTDEIDFALLSREFEALPHIAGCLI